A single window of Corallincola holothuriorum DNA harbors:
- a CDS encoding S9 family peptidase — MYNFSHFSRRTCLTLFAFSLSLPLQAEMLSVDRIFSDPSLSGTPPKKLQLAPDGSQVSFIRPREDDYNAYDLWSYHLETGKTAKLVDAAELTGGAETLSDEEKARRERQRIFGSGILEYQWSPDSKTLLFPLAGDLYLYQLTEQKSLQLVKTDAFETDAKVSPNGNYVSFVRDQDLYLVNPVTAEETRVTTDGGGTIKNGMAEFVAQEEMGRMTGYWWSPDETKLAFIRVDNSSVDRIVRSEIYAEEIKQIEQAYPAAGRPNVSYKLGIYQLSDKTTQWIDLGTEVDFYLPRVRWSSTSEQLSYQWQNRSQQLLKLMLVDTKTGNQREVLRETSNTWINLHNDLRFLKDGQHFIWASERDGYKHLYLYTMEGKLLRQLTQGDWIVDKLEAIDETKGLVFFTGRKDSPLEKHLYYVALSGEPRIKRITRSRSYHDVAFAKDASHYLDTSSTVNMPPQVSLHQTLGKQVAWIDENRLNSRHPLTPYQDQWSRPEFGVLDAEDGQEMQYRLFKPVNFDLSRKYPVIVRVYGGPHAQRVVNKWSWQNLWTQVMVQRGFLVFELDNRGSYNRGKAFEDPIYRHLGKVELKDQIRGAQYLKSLPYVDGDQIGIFGHSYGGYMTLISMFEASDIFAAGVSGAPVTDWRLYDTHYTERYLGHPAGNGKGYDASAVFPYAPQLKGPLLIYHGMADDNVLFTHSTKLYSQLQQAMLPFEMMNYPGKKHSIRGKETRIHLYRTIQQFFERHLMPEL; from the coding sequence ATGTACAACTTCAGCCACTTTTCTCGCCGTACCTGTCTGACACTTTTCGCATTCAGCCTGAGTTTGCCACTGCAGGCAGAGATGCTTTCAGTTGATCGCATCTTCAGCGATCCCTCGCTATCCGGCACTCCTCCGAAAAAGCTACAACTGGCTCCCGATGGCTCACAAGTCAGCTTTATTCGCCCCCGCGAAGATGATTACAACGCTTACGATTTATGGAGTTACCATCTGGAAACAGGTAAAACCGCTAAGTTAGTCGATGCAGCAGAGTTAACCGGCGGCGCTGAAACACTATCGGATGAAGAGAAAGCACGCCGCGAGCGTCAACGTATTTTCGGTAGCGGTATTTTGGAATACCAATGGTCTCCAGACAGCAAAACACTGCTATTCCCCCTCGCTGGTGATCTCTACCTTTACCAATTAACGGAGCAAAAGTCGCTCCAACTGGTGAAAACTGACGCGTTCGAAACAGACGCTAAAGTCAGCCCCAACGGCAACTACGTTAGCTTTGTTCGCGATCAGGATCTGTACTTGGTTAACCCTGTCACCGCAGAAGAAACCCGCGTCACGACAGACGGCGGGGGCACCATTAAGAACGGCATGGCAGAGTTCGTTGCGCAAGAAGAGATGGGGCGAATGACCGGCTACTGGTGGTCACCGGATGAAACCAAGCTCGCTTTTATTCGTGTAGATAACAGCTCGGTCGACCGCATAGTACGCAGCGAAATCTACGCTGAAGAGATCAAACAGATAGAACAGGCATACCCTGCCGCCGGTCGCCCCAATGTCAGCTACAAACTGGGTATATATCAACTCAGTGATAAAACCACGCAATGGATAGATCTTGGCACTGAAGTCGATTTTTACCTGCCCCGCGTGCGCTGGAGCAGCACCAGTGAGCAGTTAAGTTATCAATGGCAAAACCGCAGCCAACAACTGCTGAAGTTAATGCTCGTAGATACTAAAACCGGTAACCAACGAGAAGTACTGCGGGAAACCTCCAATACCTGGATCAACCTGCATAATGATCTGCGTTTTCTTAAAGATGGTCAGCATTTTATTTGGGCGTCAGAGCGGGATGGTTATAAGCACCTCTACCTCTACACCATGGAAGGAAAACTACTGCGCCAACTTACCCAAGGGGATTGGATCGTCGATAAACTCGAAGCCATTGATGAAACCAAGGGCCTCGTCTTCTTCACCGGTCGCAAAGATTCCCCACTGGAGAAGCACCTTTACTACGTCGCCTTGAGTGGCGAACCAAGAATCAAAAGAATTACCCGGTCGCGCAGCTACCATGATGTCGCGTTTGCTAAAGATGCCAGCCACTATTTAGACACATCCTCCACCGTAAACATGCCTCCACAAGTCAGTTTGCATCAAACTCTCGGCAAACAGGTGGCTTGGATCGACGAGAATCGCCTCAATAGCCGTCATCCACTGACGCCTTATCAAGATCAGTGGTCCCGTCCCGAGTTTGGTGTTTTAGACGCCGAAGATGGGCAAGAGATGCAATACCGCTTGTTCAAACCAGTCAACTTTGACCTATCACGCAAGTATCCAGTGATTGTTCGAGTGTATGGCGGCCCTCACGCACAACGCGTCGTCAATAAATGGAGTTGGCAAAATCTATGGACGCAGGTGATGGTGCAGCGCGGGTTTCTCGTATTTGAACTGGATAACCGCGGCTCATACAATCGCGGAAAAGCGTTTGAAGATCCTATCTATCGTCATCTCGGTAAAGTCGAACTGAAAGACCAGATCAGAGGTGCGCAATATCTTAAATCATTGCCTTATGTCGACGGTGACCAGATCGGTATCTTCGGTCACAGCTACGGTGGCTATATGACTCTCATCAGTATGTTCGAGGCGAGTGACATATTCGCCGCAGGTGTCTCTGGTGCGCCGGTGACAGACTGGCGACTATACGACACCCACTATACTGAGCGCTATCTCGGCCACCCGGCGGGAAATGGTAAAGGCTATGATGCCTCAGCTGTGTTCCCGTATGCGCCCCAGCTTAAAGGCCCGCTGTTGATCTACCACGGCATGGCGGATGACAACGTGCTATTTACCCATAGCACCAAACTATACAGCCAACTGCAACAAGCGATGCTGCCGTTTGAGATGATGAACTACCCTGGTAAGAAACACTCAATCCGCGGCAAAGAAACCCGCATTCACTTGTACCGAACGATACAACAGTTCTTTGAACGGCACTTAATGCCGGAGCTGTAA
- a CDS encoding M1 family metallopeptidase, with amino-acid sequence MQWYLFAGLAMVASAVLPVHAQTWTKQPFDDKFRQLEEILPTPNDYRTGSGAPGHKYWQQQADYTIQVKLDEEEKRVTGSETITYTNNSPDRLSYLWLQLDQNRFDKNSDYNLSMRAQTRYVLKPSNAGDKQSLKDFRGRTSRQSFEGGYQISNLKGANGKPLRHIINKTMMRIDLDQPLLPGQQFSFSLDWEYNMVEAKTHGGRGGYECFEKDGNCIFLVAQWFPRMAVYDDVNGWQNKQFLGRGEFSLEFGNYEISYDVPADHIVASTGTLVNPEQVLSGPQQDRLKRAETAKKPVMIVTEKEARANEEDDTSKRKVWTFKADNVRDVAWASSRKFLWDAWGVKSGDNTVLAMSYYPQEGNPLWERYSTQAIAHTIEQYNKYSFDYPYPVAISVNGPVGGMEYPMMTFNGPRPEIDKEDESKRTYSRRTKYGLISVIIHEIGHIYFPMIVNSDERQWTWMDEGLNTYLQFLAEQAWEENYPSRRGEPRKIIDYMVSAKQVPIMTNSESILQFGNNAYGKPATALNILRETIMGRELFDYAFREYSQRWKFKRPMPADFFRTMEDASAVDLDWFWRGWFYSTDHVDISIDDVRIMQVNTDDPEIEAEWKRERHEAAPRSLTEQRNEELHRRVDDYSELKDFYNEHDEFTVSPKSTKDAEGKLKPYEEWERELLETEGNFYLLDFSNVGGLVMPIILAIEYDNGDVEELRIPAEVWRQDPKQASIQLWREEVITQVTVDPHWETADADISNNFFPRKILPSRLELFKDKKKRNLMKEMQSEE; translated from the coding sequence ATGCAGTGGTATCTATTCGCTGGGTTGGCTATGGTAGCCAGCGCGGTGTTACCTGTTCACGCCCAGACGTGGACCAAACAACCGTTTGATGACAAATTCCGTCAGCTAGAAGAGATCTTGCCAACGCCGAATGACTATCGTACCGGCTCTGGTGCGCCCGGCCATAAATATTGGCAACAACAGGCGGACTACACGATCCAGGTAAAACTGGATGAAGAAGAGAAGCGCGTTACCGGTAGTGAGACCATCACTTACACCAATAACTCGCCAGATCGGCTCTCCTACCTATGGCTGCAACTGGACCAAAATCGCTTCGACAAAAACTCTGACTATAACTTGAGTATGCGGGCGCAAACCCGCTATGTGCTCAAGCCCTCTAACGCGGGTGACAAGCAATCGCTGAAAGATTTTCGTGGTCGCACTAGCCGTCAGAGTTTCGAAGGCGGTTATCAGATCAGCAATCTAAAAGGTGCGAATGGCAAGCCGCTGCGCCATATCATCAATAAAACCATGATGCGTATCGATCTGGATCAGCCTTTGCTGCCGGGTCAACAGTTCAGCTTCAGCCTGGACTGGGAATACAACATGGTTGAAGCCAAGACCCATGGTGGCCGGGGTGGTTACGAGTGTTTTGAAAAAGATGGCAACTGTATCTTCCTGGTCGCGCAATGGTTCCCTCGCATGGCCGTTTACGATGATGTTAATGGCTGGCAAAACAAACAGTTTCTTGGCCGCGGGGAGTTCTCCCTCGAGTTCGGCAACTACGAAATCAGCTATGACGTACCCGCTGATCATATCGTTGCCTCCACCGGTACCTTGGTAAACCCCGAACAGGTGCTCAGCGGGCCACAACAAGACCGCTTGAAAAGAGCTGAGACAGCGAAAAAGCCGGTGATGATCGTCACCGAAAAGGAAGCTCGCGCTAACGAAGAAGACGACACCAGCAAACGCAAAGTATGGACATTTAAAGCAGACAATGTCCGTGACGTTGCCTGGGCCAGTTCACGTAAGTTCCTGTGGGATGCATGGGGCGTGAAAAGCGGTGACAACACCGTTTTAGCGATGTCGTACTACCCGCAAGAGGGTAATCCGCTGTGGGAGCGTTACTCCACCCAAGCCATTGCCCATACTATAGAACAATACAATAAGTACAGCTTCGATTACCCCTACCCTGTGGCCATCTCGGTCAACGGCCCGGTGGGTGGCATGGAATATCCAATGATGACCTTCAACGGTCCTCGTCCGGAAATTGACAAAGAAGACGAGAGCAAACGCACCTACTCTCGTCGCACCAAATATGGTCTGATCTCGGTGATCATCCACGAAATTGGCCATATCTACTTCCCCATGATCGTCAACTCAGACGAGCGCCAGTGGACCTGGATGGATGAAGGTCTTAACACCTATCTGCAATTCCTGGCTGAGCAAGCGTGGGAAGAGAACTACCCTTCTCGCCGTGGCGAGCCGCGTAAAATTATCGATTACATGGTCAGTGCTAAACAGGTACCGATCATGACCAACTCAGAGAGTATTCTGCAGTTTGGTAACAACGCTTATGGCAAACCTGCCACGGCGCTGAACATTTTGCGCGAGACCATCATGGGTCGCGAGCTGTTTGATTATGCCTTCCGTGAATATTCACAACGTTGGAAGTTTAAACGCCCAATGCCTGCAGATTTTTTCCGCACCATGGAAGACGCCTCTGCAGTCGATCTGGACTGGTTCTGGCGCGGCTGGTTCTACAGTACAGATCATGTAGATATCAGCATCGACGATGTGCGGATCATGCAGGTGAATACCGACGATCCTGAAATTGAAGCAGAATGGAAACGAGAGCGCCATGAAGCGGCACCGCGCTCGTTAACCGAGCAGCGTAATGAAGAGTTGCATCGCCGTGTTGACGACTACAGTGAACTCAAAGACTTCTATAACGAACATGATGAGTTCACCGTTTCACCGAAAAGTACCAAAGATGCCGAAGGCAAACTCAAGCCCTACGAAGAGTGGGAGCGGGAGCTGCTGGAAACGGAAGGCAATTTCTACCTGCTCGACTTCAGCAATGTTGGCGGCTTGGTGATGCCGATTATCCTAGCCATCGAATATGACAATGGCGATGTGGAAGAGCTACGAATTCCAGCCGAAGTATGGCGTCAGGATCCGAAACAGGCATCAATTCAATTGTGGCGCGAAGAGGTAATCACTCAAGTGACCGTTGACCCACATTGGGAAACTGCTGACGCAGATATCAGCAATAACTTCTTCCCCCGCAAGATCCTGCCATCACGGTTGGAACTGTTCAAAGACAAGAAGAAGCGTAACCTGATGAAAGAGATGCAGAGCGAAGAGTAA
- a CDS encoding DUF885 domain-containing protein, producing the protein MTRHMRKLKLLLVAASLISLLSACEPKPEPPTPVIDTSVEPTDAKQAAYNTEVNKLIDELYMAQLERSPEMLTILGIKQDYDKWDDRSEEYAAQTQLLYQEHLRRVQDIDSSELVGETALSYQLFKQYLQDEIDDYKWRYHSYPVEQMDGLQSHVPSLLINQHTVTSEEDALAYVARLYGVPGLFEQLLAQLKKREELDIIIPKFIIPLVISDSQSLLTGVPFEEADQDSTLFADFKTKLLALDLDDEREQKLLDAAALALTEHVAPAYEKLIAYLQQLENKADNHAGVWKLPDGAQFYQSTLHFHTSTDLTAEQIHEIGLQEVARIHTEMRQVMLKTGFTGSLREFFQFMREDPRFYYPNTDEGRAAYLQEATALIDNMKSRLDELFITQPKADLKVKAVEPFREKTAGKAFYEAPSLDGSRPGTYYANLYQMSNMPSYQMEGLAYHEGIPGHHMQLAIAQELESLPLFRRLGDYTAYIEGWGLYSELLPKEIGLYQDPYSDFGRLAMELWRAARLVVDTGLHEKRWPRERAIAYLAENTPNALNDAERAIDRYVVMPGQATSYKIGMIKLLELREKAKQALGEKFDIKAFHDVILTHGALPLNVLETQVDSFIEQNQK; encoded by the coding sequence ATGACCCGACATATGCGTAAATTAAAGCTTCTGCTGGTCGCCGCTTCCCTGATTTCATTATTGTCGGCCTGTGAACCAAAACCTGAGCCACCAACACCTGTTATCGATACCAGCGTAGAACCGACAGATGCCAAACAAGCGGCATACAACACTGAAGTGAATAAGCTCATTGACGAACTCTATATGGCTCAACTTGAGCGCAGTCCGGAGATGCTCACCATACTTGGCATCAAGCAAGATTATGACAAGTGGGATGATCGTTCAGAAGAGTATGCCGCGCAAACACAGCTGCTATATCAAGAACACCTGAGAAGAGTGCAAGATATCGACAGTAGTGAACTGGTAGGTGAAACCGCCCTCTCCTACCAGCTGTTCAAGCAATACCTGCAAGATGAAATCGATGACTACAAATGGCGCTACCATAGTTACCCGGTCGAGCAGATGGACGGCTTGCAATCACACGTACCATCTCTGTTAATCAATCAACATACCGTCACCAGCGAAGAGGATGCCCTCGCCTATGTTGCCCGTCTTTATGGGGTACCGGGGCTGTTTGAACAGCTGCTGGCGCAACTGAAAAAACGCGAAGAGCTCGACATCATCATCCCCAAATTTATTATTCCACTGGTGATCAGTGACAGTCAGAGCTTACTCACCGGCGTGCCATTTGAAGAGGCTGACCAAGACAGCACCCTGTTCGCCGATTTCAAAACTAAGTTATTGGCACTCGATCTGGATGATGAACGCGAACAAAAACTGCTGGATGCTGCCGCATTGGCTTTGACAGAGCATGTTGCCCCGGCCTACGAAAAGCTGATCGCTTACCTGCAACAACTAGAGAACAAAGCGGATAATCATGCGGGCGTGTGGAAGCTTCCAGACGGCGCGCAGTTTTATCAAAGTACACTACATTTCCATACTTCAACCGATCTCACTGCCGAGCAGATACATGAGATAGGGCTGCAAGAGGTAGCGCGTATCCACACCGAAATGCGCCAGGTGATGCTGAAAACAGGTTTCACCGGATCATTACGGGAGTTTTTCCAGTTCATGCGCGAAGATCCTCGTTTCTATTATCCCAACACAGATGAAGGGCGCGCGGCATATCTGCAAGAAGCCACGGCACTGATTGATAATATGAAAAGCCGTTTAGACGAACTGTTTATCACTCAGCCGAAAGCAGATCTTAAGGTCAAGGCGGTCGAGCCATTTCGCGAGAAGACCGCCGGTAAAGCATTTTACGAAGCGCCTTCACTAGACGGTAGCCGACCCGGAACCTATTACGCCAACCTCTACCAAATGAGCAATATGCCCAGCTATCAGATGGAGGGCCTCGCCTACCATGAGGGGATCCCGGGGCATCATATGCAACTGGCGATCGCGCAAGAGCTAGAAAGTTTGCCGCTGTTCCGTCGCTTGGGTGATTACACCGCTTACATTGAAGGCTGGGGACTCTATTCCGAGCTACTGCCAAAAGAGATTGGCCTCTATCAGGACCCTTATTCCGACTTTGGCCGACTGGCGATGGAACTATGGCGAGCCGCCCGTCTAGTGGTTGACACCGGGCTACACGAAAAACGTTGGCCCCGCGAACGGGCGATCGCCTACCTTGCGGAAAATACGCCTAATGCACTCAATGACGCGGAACGCGCTATCGACCGTTATGTCGTCATGCCAGGTCAGGCCACCAGCTACAAAATTGGCATGATTAAGCTGCTTGAACTGAGAGAAAAGGCCAAACAGGCACTCGGAGAAAAATTTGATATCAAAGCCTTTCATGATGTCATTTTGACTCACGGCGCTTTACCTTTGAACGTGCTGGAAACTCAGGTAGACAGCTTCATTGAGCAAAATCAAAAGTAA
- a CDS encoding GGDEF domain-containing protein, giving the protein MKQEASHSSGLSSLTRSSSLNIESLELSEIRLQQLHLYVDNHQHDRLLAPMLSLITGSVLSVWVSWQVAALWMLISFLITRNYLRVYSNFKKSAPQAKDAYQWERRIAMAHGLHMLHWAGLSMWAWQPGNFANHIFIAMIVMGLMSATTAMSSPSKRLFLLDMLPIIIIACTRPLFEQGLLYNSMAALSVCFSILMIHVGLQIHQNLLKMLCLQQERKQLMMELENMATTDALTGTSNRRAFMTFAREEVIRSQRYQHPLSLLMIDIDHFKRVNDNFGHAMGDQVIRVVAEIISEECRHSDRVARLGGEEFALLLPECGICLAEVTAERIRQRIAQTLVSHGDQASNITISIGVAELTAAQRDIDSLLDLADKRLYRAKQAGRNRVETA; this is encoded by the coding sequence GTGAAGCAGGAAGCGAGCCATTCATCAGGGTTATCATCACTGACCCGATCATCATCTCTGAATATCGAATCACTCGAACTGTCTGAGATCCGTCTGCAGCAACTGCATCTCTACGTAGATAATCACCAGCACGATCGTCTGCTGGCGCCCATGCTTTCATTGATCACCGGCTCGGTACTAAGCGTCTGGGTCAGTTGGCAGGTGGCCGCACTATGGATGCTGATCTCTTTTCTGATCACCCGCAATTATCTGCGGGTCTACAGTAACTTCAAAAAAAGCGCACCGCAGGCAAAAGATGCCTATCAATGGGAGCGGCGTATCGCCATGGCCCATGGTTTACATATGCTGCACTGGGCTGGACTATCGATGTGGGCCTGGCAACCCGGTAACTTCGCCAACCATATCTTTATCGCCATGATCGTCATGGGCTTGATGTCCGCCACCACCGCCATGAGCTCGCCTTCAAAACGTCTGTTTCTGCTCGATATGCTGCCCATCATCATTATTGCATGCACACGACCATTATTTGAGCAGGGGCTGCTCTACAACTCGATGGCCGCACTCAGTGTTTGCTTCTCTATTTTAATGATCCATGTCGGCCTGCAGATTCACCAGAACCTACTGAAAATGCTCTGTTTACAGCAGGAGCGTAAACAACTGATGATGGAACTGGAGAACATGGCCACCACCGATGCTCTGACTGGTACCAGTAATCGTCGCGCCTTTATGACCTTCGCACGCGAAGAGGTAATACGTAGCCAACGTTATCAGCACCCCCTGAGTCTGTTAATGATCGACATAGACCATTTCAAGCGCGTAAATGACAACTTTGGCCACGCCATGGGTGATCAGGTGATCCGCGTGGTTGCTGAGATAATCAGCGAAGAGTGTCGTCATTCAGACCGTGTCGCTCGACTCGGCGGCGAAGAGTTCGCCCTGCTATTACCCGAATGCGGGATCTGCCTGGCGGAAGTAACCGCAGAGCGCATCCGCCAGCGCATAGCTCAAACCTTGGTATCCCACGGCGATCAGGCCAGCAATATAACGATCTCTATCGGCGTCGCCGAACTGACCGCGGCGCAACGAGATATCGATTCATTGCTGGATTTAGCCGACAAACGGCTATACCGGGCAAAGCAAGCTGGGCGTAACCGGGTGGAAACAGCCTAA
- a CDS encoding methyl-accepting chemotaxis protein — protein MKTNTPITNREKSFTDGSTLVSVTDLQGVIQYANRDFIEVSGFDEADLIGQNHHVVRHPDMPPAAFEHMWSTLKNNQPWRGMVKNRCKNGDHYWVDAYVTPVFKGEQKTGYQSVRSCPSREQVADAERLYAQMRADTQMKMPEKNRWKDKSIKFRATIFLTLLAAATIMAFALSLHHIAIVNELVTPLLTDKSMPTDGLVLLKQLADYNQGRLLWYLFALLLTVVGVMGFWIMINRNITAPMLKLTKHVRNMASGTMTANIDLDQKDEMGESYMALKLLQSRLKTVLGQFSESSQQLVNSADGLSEASHNTLHGMQQQHRETDQVATAMNEMSATVHDVANNTTSASEASNVAQQEASKGASIVSATRASIEALSQDVSETATVINQLAVNSDQISSITDTISSIAEQTNLLALNAAIEAARAGEQGRGFAVVADEVRTLASRTQEATNEIRSMIENLHSGITSAVDVMATGTDRASEAVEKVQATEQSFDIISTGINQINDMNMLIATAAEQQSAVAEEMNRNVQSISEHSNQTAKESERMQNDTLVLTDMSQRLLTQIRQFDLGRSALAFDFDGAKSAHLAWKTRVRTYLNGDTSVLTKEQACSHRDCKLGQWYYDRGQQEYGDIASFKAIEPPHAKLHQTIKEIIAANEANEVDKAEKLYQNLEPLSQEIVSLLDATERAATK, from the coding sequence ATGAAAACAAACACGCCAATCACCAATCGCGAAAAAAGTTTTACCGATGGATCGACCTTGGTATCAGTCACTGATCTACAAGGTGTCATTCAATATGCCAATAGAGACTTTATCGAAGTCAGTGGCTTCGATGAAGCAGATCTGATTGGCCAAAACCATCATGTTGTTAGGCATCCCGATATGCCGCCCGCCGCCTTCGAGCATATGTGGAGTACGCTCAAAAACAACCAGCCTTGGCGTGGCATGGTGAAAAATCGTTGTAAAAATGGCGATCACTACTGGGTTGATGCTTATGTCACTCCCGTTTTTAAAGGGGAACAAAAAACGGGCTATCAATCAGTACGCAGCTGCCCAAGCAGAGAGCAGGTAGCAGACGCAGAGCGTTTGTACGCGCAGATGCGTGCCGATACGCAAATGAAAATGCCAGAAAAAAATCGTTGGAAAGATAAGAGTATTAAGTTCCGAGCCACTATTTTTCTTACTTTGCTTGCCGCTGCCACCATCATGGCATTCGCGCTATCACTCCATCACATTGCAATAGTGAACGAACTTGTCACGCCCCTGCTGACAGATAAATCTATGCCCACCGACGGTTTGGTCCTCTTAAAACAACTCGCTGATTACAATCAAGGCAGACTGCTATGGTATTTATTCGCGTTGTTACTCACAGTCGTTGGTGTGATGGGCTTTTGGATCATGATCAACCGCAATATCACGGCACCTATGCTCAAGCTAACCAAGCACGTGCGTAACATGGCCAGTGGCACCATGACCGCAAACATTGATCTTGACCAGAAAGATGAAATGGGTGAGAGCTATATGGCCCTGAAACTATTGCAGTCTCGCCTGAAGACCGTCTTAGGTCAGTTCAGCGAATCGTCACAACAGTTAGTCAACTCTGCAGATGGCTTGTCAGAGGCCAGCCACAACACGCTTCACGGCATGCAACAGCAGCACAGGGAAACCGATCAAGTCGCGACCGCGATGAATGAGATGAGTGCGACCGTTCATGACGTTGCCAACAACACCACCTCGGCTTCTGAAGCATCAAATGTGGCGCAACAAGAAGCAAGCAAAGGCGCCAGTATCGTCAGTGCAACCCGCGCTTCTATTGAAGCGTTATCGCAAGATGTATCGGAAACCGCGACCGTCATTAACCAGCTAGCGGTAAACAGCGATCAGATCAGCTCAATCACAGATACCATCAGCTCGATTGCCGAGCAAACCAACTTGTTAGCACTGAACGCCGCTATTGAGGCGGCACGTGCCGGTGAGCAAGGCAGAGGATTCGCCGTGGTTGCCGACGAAGTCAGAACACTGGCATCAAGAACGCAAGAAGCAACGAACGAGATCCGCAGCATGATTGAAAACCTGCACTCAGGGATCACTTCGGCAGTCGATGTGATGGCAACTGGAACCGACAGAGCGTCGGAAGCCGTTGAAAAAGTACAGGCCACAGAACAAAGCTTTGACATTATCAGCACCGGTATCAATCAGATTAACGACATGAACATGTTGATCGCCACAGCGGCAGAACAACAATCCGCGGTAGCGGAAGAGATGAATCGTAACGTCCAATCAATCAGTGAACATTCGAACCAAACTGCGAAAGAGTCAGAGCGAATGCAAAACGACACCTTGGTATTAACTGATATGTCGCAACGGTTACTCACCCAAATAAGGCAATTTGATCTTGGACGCAGCGCCTTAGCTTTTGACTTTGATGGCGCAAAGTCAGCTCATTTAGCATGGAAAACCCGTGTCAGAACTTACTTGAATGGTGATACCTCAGTTCTCACGAAAGAGCAGGCCTGCTCCCATCGTGACTGCAAATTAGGACAATGGTACTACGACAGAGGACAACAGGAGTATGGCGATATCGCATCATTTAAAGCCATAGAACCACCCCATGCCAAGCTCCACCAGACGATTAAAGAGATCATCGCTGCCAATGAGGCTAACGAAGTAGATAAGGCAGAAAAACTGTATCAAAACCTCGAACCACTATCACAAGAGATCGTCTCTTTACTCGATGCCACAGAGCGCGCCGCAACCAAGTAG
- a CDS encoding DUF6702 family protein yields MASAFLFARFKRELKMLIALRTLFIALLLGFTSTTVAHTYHATLTDMVVNQQTGQLEVIHRFFADDVAKVLSAESKQTIRFDDALTSEQVSLIRSYVENHFKLYDGNNNEKALLWVGTELDTHYLFIYQEVAAPTSFTGYQLQNSLLFGHLHQQVNTVNIRLSEALSSLVFTPDTVRLPLQN; encoded by the coding sequence ATGGCGTCGGCTTTTTTGTTTGCCCGCTTTAAAAGAGAGTTAAAGATGCTTATCGCCTTGCGCACACTATTTATTGCCTTGCTGCTGGGTTTCACCAGCACAACAGTCGCTCACACCTATCACGCCACACTGACCGACATGGTAGTCAATCAACAAACTGGCCAGCTGGAAGTGATCCACCGCTTCTTCGCCGATGATGTCGCTAAGGTACTTAGTGCAGAAAGCAAACAGACCATCCGCTTTGATGATGCACTCACCTCCGAGCAAGTCAGCCTAATACGCAGCTATGTGGAGAATCACTTCAAGCTTTATGATGGCAACAACAATGAAAAAGCACTGCTTTGGGTAGGCACAGAGCTAGACACCCATTACCTGTTCATCTATCAGGAAGTCGCTGCTCCCACATCCTTTACCGGTTATCAGCTGCAAAACAGCTTGCTCTTTGGCCATCTCCACCAGCAGGTGAATACCGTTAATATTCGGCTGAGTGAAGCGCTTAGCTCACTGGTCTTTACTCCTGACACGGTGCGCTTGCCACTGCAAAACTAA